From a single Rutidosis leptorrhynchoides isolate AG116_Rl617_1_P2 chromosome 5, CSIRO_AGI_Rlap_v1, whole genome shotgun sequence genomic region:
- the LOC139847218 gene encoding uncharacterized protein isoform X2: MSYNRSNIGSGSRNVGRNTFEFGRTYVVKPRGIHQATIVWLHGIGETGSSWSQFLESLPLPNVKWICPTAPTRPVTLFGGLQCTAWFNVEDLSDNATDDVEGLDASAAHIVNMLSNERDDIKLGVAGFSMGAAMALYSATCRALGQFGNGNRYPINLSAAVALSGWLPCSRIVRSRVHASQEAARRAAALPILLCHGKVDDVVDLKHGEKSAQTLRSSGFQNLTYQTYHGLGHYTIPEEVNDVCYWLAAQLGLNGYGT; this comes from the exons ATGAGCTACAACAGATCAAACATAGGTTCTG GTAGTAGGAACGTTGGGAGGAACACGTTTGAGTTTGGAAGGACTTACGTGGTCAAGCCTAGAGGAATTCATCAAGCAACTATCGTCTGGTTACATGGAATCGGTGAAACGGGATCAAG TTGGTCCCAGTTTTTGGAATCTCTTCCTCTTCCAAAT GTTAAGTGGATATGCCCAACTGCCCCAACTCGCCCGGTAACTTTATTCGGTGGATTGCAGTGTACTGCAT GGTTCAATGTTGAAGACTTGTCCGACAATGCTACTGATGATGTAGAGGGCTTAGATGCTTCTGCTGCCCATATTGTGAATATGTTGTCCAATGAGCGTGATGATA TTAAACTAGGTGTTGCGGGCTTCAGTATGGGAGCAGCTATGGCACTCTACTCTGCAACATGTCGTGCTTTAGGACAATTTGGGAATGGTAACCGATACCCAATCAACCTCAGCGCAGCTGTGGCGCTTAGCGGCTGGCTCCCATGTTCAAG GATTGTGAGGAGCAGAGTTCATGCATCACAAGAGGCTGCAAGGCGTGCAGCAGCACTGCCTATTTTGCTCTGCCATGGAAAAG TTGATGATGTTGTTGACCTCAAGCACGGGGAGAAATCTGCACAAACTTTACGTTCTTCTGGATTTCAAAACTTGACATATCAAACCTACCACGG GCTTGGTCACTACACTATACCTGAAGAAGTGAATGATGTTTGTTATTGGCTCGCTGCACAATTGGGTCTCAACGGGTACGGGACTTAA
- the LOC139847218 gene encoding uncharacterized protein isoform X1 encodes MSYNRSNIGSGSRNVGRNTFEFGRTYVVKPRGIHQATIVWLHGIGETGSSWSQFLESLPLPNVKWICPTAPTRPVTLFGGLQCTAWFNVEDLSDNATDDVEGLDASAAHIVNMLSNERDDIKLGVAGFSMGAAMALYSATCRALGQFGNGNRYPINLSAAVALSGWLPCSRIVRSRVHASQEAARRAAALPILLCHGKVG; translated from the exons ATGAGCTACAACAGATCAAACATAGGTTCTG GTAGTAGGAACGTTGGGAGGAACACGTTTGAGTTTGGAAGGACTTACGTGGTCAAGCCTAGAGGAATTCATCAAGCAACTATCGTCTGGTTACATGGAATCGGTGAAACGGGATCAAG TTGGTCCCAGTTTTTGGAATCTCTTCCTCTTCCAAAT GTTAAGTGGATATGCCCAACTGCCCCAACTCGCCCGGTAACTTTATTCGGTGGATTGCAGTGTACTGCAT GGTTCAATGTTGAAGACTTGTCCGACAATGCTACTGATGATGTAGAGGGCTTAGATGCTTCTGCTGCCCATATTGTGAATATGTTGTCCAATGAGCGTGATGATA TTAAACTAGGTGTTGCGGGCTTCAGTATGGGAGCAGCTATGGCACTCTACTCTGCAACATGTCGTGCTTTAGGACAATTTGGGAATGGTAACCGATACCCAATCAACCTCAGCGCAGCTGTGGCGCTTAGCGGCTGGCTCCCATGTTCAAG GATTGTGAGGAGCAGAGTTCATGCATCACAAGAGGCTGCAAGGCGTGCAGCAGCACTGCCTATTTTGCTCTGCCATGGAAAAG TGGGGTAG
- the LOC139848836 gene encoding ammonium transporter 2 member 5-like — translation MHNLRKFFNSFSSFLTMIVPLPSNLLPSDASPAWLNKGDNAWQLVAATLVGLQSVPGLIILYGGAVKKKWAVNSAFMALYAFAMVLVCWVLWGYRLSFGTPLVPIWGKVNTAVEQQYLLEPAFTGMFPNATMVFFQFVFAAITLILIAGAVLGRMNFYAWMLFVPLWLTFSYTVGAYTIWSLKGWLSGLGIIDYSGGYVIHLSSGVAGFTAAYWVGPRSTKDRERFPPNNIILMLAGAGILWMGWTGFNGGDPYAASADASLAVLNTHVCAATSLLTWLILDVVVFKKASVIGAVQGMITGLVVITPAAGVVQGYSAIIMETFAGSIPWFTMMVLHKKSKLLQSVDDTMAVLHTHAIAGTLGGILTGLFSEPHLCELFYGHTNKYMGLLVGLNHGSRQSIRYGVRQMGIQLLGIIFVVTLNVVMTTLVCLFIQLIVPLRMSDEDMEVGDEAAHGEEAYAIWGQGERLETSMYSNYHDIEVPTKGGPGSIELT, via the exons ATGCATAATCTTAGGAAATTTTTTAACTCtt TTAGTTCCTTTCTCACTATGATTGTAC CGTTACCTTCAAACTTATTACCGAGCGATGCCAGTCCCGCTTGGTTAAACAAAGGTGACAACGCGTGGCAGCTTGTGGCCGCTACGCTTGTGGGCTTACAAAGTGTCCCGGGGCTCATAATCTTGTACGGTGGGGCCGTCAAGAAGAAATGGGCTGTTAACTCGGCTTTTATGGCTTTATATGCCTTTGCAATGGTTCTTGTTTGTTGGGTTTTATGGGGTTATAGACTATCTTTTGGGACACCACTTGTACCTATTTGGGGAAAAGTTAATACTGCTGTTGAACAACAGTATCTTCTCGAACCGGCGTTTACTGGAATGTTTCCGAACGCGACTATGGTGTTTTTTCAGTTTGTTTTTGCTGCAATTACTTTGATTTTGATCGCGGGTGCAGTTTTGGGACGGATGAATTTTTACGCGTGGATGTTGTTTGTTCCACTTTGGTTAACGTTTTCTTACACTGTTGGTGCGTACACGATTTGGTCCCTAAAAGGCTGGTTATCTGGTTTAGGAATAATCGACTACTCGGGTGGTTATGTCATCCATCTTTCTTCAGGGGTTGCAGGCTTCACTGCTGCTTACTGG GTTGGTCCTAGATCGACGAAGGATAGGGAAAGGTTTCCTCCAAACAACATTATTCTTATGTTGGCTGGGGCTGGGATCTTATGGATGGGTTGGACTGGGTTCAATGGTGGTGACCCATATGCGGCTAGCGCTGATGCTTCACTAGCCGTTCTGAACACCCATGTGTGTGCTGCTACGAGCCTATTGACTTGGCTCATTCTTGATGTTGTTGTCTTTAAGAAAGCTTCTGTAATTGGTGCTGTTCAAGGCATGATTACTGGTTTAGTAGTCATCACCCCTGCTGCTG GAGTGGTGCAAGGCTACTCGGCTATAATAATGGAAACATTTGCAGGTTCAATCCCATGGTTCACAATGATGGTGTTGCACAAGAAATCGAAGCTCCTCCAAAGTGTCGATGACACAATGGCGGTACTACACACGCACGCAATAGCAGGGACATTAGGAGGCATTCTAACAGGCTTATTTTCAGAGCCACATCTGTGTGAATTATTCTATGGGCATACGAATAAATATATGGGATTACTAGTAGGATTAAACCATGGGTCCAGACAAAGTATCAGGTACGGGGTTAGACAGATGGGGATTCAACTACTCGGGATTATATTTGTTGTTACACTTAACGTTGTGATGACAACATTAGTTTGTTTATTTATACAATTAATCGTCCCATTGAGGATGTCGGATGAGGATATGGAAGTTGGTGACGAAGCAGCTCATGGGGAGGAAGCGTATGCAATTTGGGGACAAGGTGAAAGGCTTGAGACGTCGATGTACTCAAATTATCATGATATTGAGGTCCCAACTAAGGGTGGGCCGGGTTCCATTGAGTTGACATAA
- the LOC139848837 gene encoding ammonium transporter 2 member 5-like: MGSVPSPPINITALFEALPSNLLPSDASPEWLNKGDNAWQLIAATLVGLQSVPGLIILYGGAVKKKWAVNSAFMALYAFAMVLVCWVLWGFRLSFGTPLVPIWGKFNLAVSQKYLLEPAFLGMFPNATMVFFQFVFAAITLILIAGAVLGRMNFYAWMLFVPLWLTFSYTVGTYTIWSTKGWLATMGIIDYSGGYVIHLSSGVAGFTAAYWVGPRLTQDRERFPPNNIILMLAGAGLLWMGWTGFNGGDPYSASADASLAVLNTHVCAATSLLTWLILDVVFFKKASVIGAVQGMITGLVVITPAAGVVQGYSAILMGLLSGSIPWFTMMVVHKRSKLLQQVDDTMAVLHTHAIAGSLGGILTGLFSEPHLCYLFYGVQNKYMGLFVGLHRGSSESVRYGVRQMGVQLLGILFVIVLNIVMTSLVCLFVQLFVPLRMSDEDMEIGDEAAHGEEAYAIWGQGERLESSNYNDVEVAKKHGKGSVELT; the protein is encoded by the exons ATGGGTTCAGTACCATCACCACCCATTAACATAACCGCACTTTTCGAGGCCTTACCTTCAAACTTATTGCCTAGTGACGCGAGCCCTGAATGGCTGAACAAAGGTGATAACGCGTGGCAGCTTATAGCCGCTACGCTAGTGGGCTTACAAAGTGTCCCGGGGCTTATAATCTTGTATGGTGGGGCCGTCAAGAAGAAATGGGCAGTTAACTCTGCTTTTATGGCTCTATATGCATTTGCAATGGTTCTTGTTTGTTGGGTTTTATGGGGTTTTAGGCTTTCTTTTGGGACACCACTTGTACCTATTTGGGGAAAGTTTAACCTTGCTGTGTCGCAAAAGTACCTTCTTGAACCGGCGTTTCTTGGAATGTTTCCAAACGCTACTATGGTGTTCTTTCAGTTTGTTTTCGCAGCCATAACTTTGATTTTGATCGCGGGAGCAGTTTTGGGACGGATGAATTTTTACGCGTGGATGTTGTTTGTTCCACTTTGGTTAACTTTCTCGTATACGGTTGGTACTTATACGATTTGGTCTACTAAGGGTTGGTTAGCTACAATGGGAATAATCGACTATTCGGGTGGTTATGTCATCCATCTTTCTTCGGGTGTTGCTGGTTTCACCGCTGCTTATTGG GTTGGTCCAAGGTTGACTCAGGACAGGGAAAGGTTTCCTCCAAACAACATAATTCTTATGTTAGCTGGGGCTGGGCTCTTATGGATGGGCTGGACCGGTTTTAATGGTGGTGATCCTTACTCTGCTAGCGCAGATGCTTCCTTAGCCGTTCTGAACACCCATGTGTGCGCTGCTACGAGCCTATTGACTTGGCTCATCCTAGATGTAGTTTTCTTCAAGAAAGCTTCTGTAATTGGTGCTGTTCAAGGCATGATCACCGGTCTAGTTGTCATCACCCCTGCAGCTG gtGTGGTGCAAGGATACTCGGCGATACTAATGGGACTATTGTCAGGCTCGATCCCTTGGTTCACCATGATGGTGGTGCACAAGAGATCCAAGCTTCTCCAACAAGTCGACGACACAATGGCTGTTTTACACACACACGCGATAGCAGGATCCTTAGGGGGCATTCTGACTGGCCTATTCTCCGAGCCACATTTGTGCTATTTGTTCTACGGTGTTCAAAACAAATACATGGGCTTATTCGTAGGTTTGCACCGTGGAAGCTCAGAAAGTGTCCGTTATGGAGTTAGACAAATGGGTGTTCAACTACTCGGTATCTTATTCGTGATAGTACTTAACATTGTGATGACAAGTTTAGTGTGTTTGTTTGTGCAACTGTTTGTGCCGCTGAGGATGTCGGATGAGGATATGGAAATTGGAGACGAGGCGGCTCATGGGGAAGAAGCGTATGCGATTTGGGGACAAGGTGAAAGGCTTGAGAGCTCGAATTATAATGATGTTGAGGTAGCCAAGAAGCACGGTAAGGGTTCTGTTGAGCTGACATAA